The proteins below are encoded in one region of Sphaerodactylus townsendi isolate TG3544 linkage group LG06, MPM_Stown_v2.3, whole genome shotgun sequence:
- the LOC125435843 gene encoding prolactin-releasing peptide receptor-like yields MEPNHTLARNWSVPGDPFVGLQLLLQFKPLFVPLYCLLVAVACLGNSSLVLCIAADRKLHNATNFFLGNLSVGDLLMCLACVPLTVSYAFEPRGWLFGPAMCHAVVLLQVATVYVSVLSLTAIAVDRYVVVAYPVRRRMALRYCGLVVAAIWVASLALAVPPALHSTYLDLSSIGQELYICEEFWDHMATQQLAYSCATLFVSYMVPLLAVTVSYCSISAHLRRRCVPGLASSDQSQWNRQKRKTFVLLVGSVLAFAFSWMPLQVLNLVRDVDPDFSVLSKRYINVVQLSCHLVAMSSACYNPFIYASLHRKFRARLRGYFCRREEKRGRAGHPDNLAHGTAAV; encoded by the coding sequence ATGGAGCCCAACCACACCCTCGCGAGGAACTGGAGCGTCCCCGGAGACCCTTTCGTcgggcttcagctgctgctgcagttcaAGCCGCTCTTTGTGCCTCTCTACTGCCTCCTGGTGGCGGTGGCGTGCCTCGGCAACTCCTCCTTGGTGCTCTGCATCGCCGCCGACCGCAAGCTCCACAACGCCACCAACTTCTTCTTGGGCAACCTCTCGGTGGGCGACCTCCTCATGTGCTTGGCCTGCGTGCCTCTGACAGTCTCTTATGCTTTCGAGCCCCGCGGCTGGCTCTTCGGGCCTGCCATGTGCCACGCCGTGGTCCTCCTGCAGGTGGCCACCGTCTACGTCTCGGTCCTGTCTCTCACAGCCATCGCCGTGGACCGCTATGTGGTGGTGGCCTACCCGGTGCGGCGACGCATGGCCCTGCGCTACTGCGGGCTCGTGGTGGCCGCCATTTGGGTCGCCTCTCTTGCGCTGGCGGTGCCACCTGCATTGCACTCAACGTACCTGGACCTCAGCAGCATCGGACAGGAGCTGTACATCTGCGAAGAGTTCTGGGATCACATGGCGACGCAGCAGCTGGCCTATTCGTGCGCCACGCTTTTTGTCAGCTACATGGTCCCCCTCTTGGCCGTCACCGTGTCCTATTGCTCCATCTCGGCCCACCTCCGCCGCCGGTGCGTTCCCGGCTTGGCCAGCTCCGACCAGAGTCAGTGGAACAGACAGAAGCGTAAAACCTTCGTCCTGCTGGTGGGGTCGGTGTTGGCCTTCGCCTTTTCCTGGATGCCTCTGCAAGTCCTCAACCTGGTCCGGGACGTGGACCCCGACTTCTCCGTCTTGAGCAAGAGGTACATCAACGTGGTCCAGCTTTCCTGCCACTTGGTCGCCATGAGCTCGGCTTGCTACAACCCCTTCATCTACGCCTCCCTCCACCGCAAGTTCAGGGCCCGCCTGCGGGGCTATTTCTGCCGCAGGGAGGAGAAACGAGGCAGGGCGGGCCACCCCGATAACCTCGCCCACGGCACGGCAGCAGTGTGA